A portion of the Etheostoma cragini isolate CJK2018 chromosome 13, CSU_Ecrag_1.0, whole genome shotgun sequence genome contains these proteins:
- the LOC117955263 gene encoding kinase suppressor of Ras 1-like isoform X1, whose product MDSVSAKGGKMVESDEQPERDSSGGAAMAALHQCELIQNMIEISISSLQGLRTKCAASNDLTQQEIRTLEVKLMKYICKQLQCKQKVPETERPEALDSYPHLRDWLRTINLRPELIEVVEAKLSLDALLQMSGVQVRDTLQRLGSSSEECARLSAALSCLKSATESGGELRDDGGLWLSEPSRRDSGSLLTADQLTSLGTPLRSHSPSPLARPSAIQSTPSTPCATFPHPRSGSVSGVPTPEALASYSYSESPLTDPFPMSLARTARLHGHTSTPPITPPSKRRHRLKPPCTPPPPSRKVLHLLPNITLTRSKSHESQLGNRIEDPPTNKCVKKNKLLLNMQVNGNGCEDSPSRYPVTSARTPGVTPATTTASYTLPGTPTLLEEHSTIKNNIAGHRSSPQAVRRDIGLAVTHRFSTKSWLSQTCQVCQKNMMFGVKCKHCRLKCHNKCTKEAPSCRISFLPIAKIRRTESVPSDINNPVDRPPEAPQFGTLPKAITKKDHPPVLNQLDSSSNPSSTTSSTPSSPAPFQQSNPPSATPPPNPSPKGHRDNRFNFPAACYFQHRQQFIFPDVSSPAHLHPEVLQDTLSEIEQSVDDIHADLVEDEDEEEGEEEIEVEDEDPDAEDDNEDEDEGEDGEEDMRMNVGSDGECDELDDLPSSRGNQWKGPISRKASQTSVYLQEWDIPFEQLDLGELIGKGRWGKVHKGRWHGEVAIRLLEIDGNNQDHLKLFKKEVMNYRQTRHENVVLFMGACMAPPHLAIITSFCKGRTLYSVVRDTKNTLDINKTRQIAQEIVKGMGYLHAKGIVHKDLKSKNVFHDTNKVIITDFGLFGISGVVQEGRRENKLKLPHGWICYLAPEIVCRMSPGNNEDRLPFSTAADVYAFGTIWYELQARDWPITNQHVEATIWQVGSGEGIRKVLAEISLGKEVTEILSACWAYDLRDRPTFTQLADMLEKLPKLNRRLSHPGHFWKSAEL is encoded by the exons ATGGATAGTGTGTCTGCTAAAGGTGGGAAGATGGTCGAGAGTGATGAGCAGCCGGAGAGGGATAGTAGCGGTGGCGCAGCCATGGCCGCACTACATCAATGCGAACTCATCCAGAATATGATTGAAATCTCCATCTCCAGTTTACAGGGGCTACGGACCAAATGCGCCGCGTCCAACGACCTCACACAGCAAGAAATACGCACTTTAGAG GTGAAGCTGATGAAATACATCTGTAAACAGCTGCAGTGCAAGCAGAAAGTGCCCGAGACGGAGAGGCCCGAGGCCCTGGACAGCTACCCGCATTTACGAGACTGGCTACGCACCATCAACCTGCGACCGGAGCTCATTGAGGTGG TGGAAGCAAAGTTGTCTCTGGATGCCTTACTGCAGATGTCAGGTGTTCAGGTGAGGGATACACTGCAAAGACTTGGGTCCAGTTCAGAAGAGTGTGCCAGGCTCAGTGCTGCCCTCTCCTGTCTAAAGAGTGCCACTGAATCAG GAGGAGAGCTGAGGGACGACGGCGGTCTCTGGCTGTCTGAGCCCTCAAGGAGGGACAGTGGTTCTCTACTGACTGCAGACCAGCTAACCAGCCTGGGAACTCCACTCCGCTCTCACAGTCCCTCACCTCTCGCCCGCCCATCCGCCATCCAGTCCACACCCTCCACCCCCTGCGCTACCTTCCCTCATCCTCGCTCGGGCTCTGTGTCCGGGGTGCCCACGCCTGAGGCGCTGGCATCTTACTCCTACAGTGAAAGCCCTCTTACAGATCCCTTCCCGATGTCCTTAGCTCGCACAGCTCGGCTCCACGGACACACTTCCACCCCACCCATAACTCCGCCGTCAAAGAGGCGTCACCGACTGAAGCCCCCATGCACCCCTCCACCTCCGTCCCGCAAAGTTCTGCACCTACTTCCCAACATCACCCTGACGCGCAGCAAAAGCCACGAGTCCCAGCTGGGCAACCGCATCGAGGACCCACCCACCAACAA GTGTGTTAAAAAGAATAAGTTGTTACTGAATATGCAAGTTAACGGGAACGGATGTGAGGACTCGCCTTCTCGTTACCCCGTCACGTCAGCGCGTACCCCAGGAGTCACCCCGGCTACCACCACCGCTTCTTACACCCTGCCTGGCACGCCCACCCTCCTGGAGGAGCACAGCACCATTAAGA ATAACATAGCAGGGCATCGCAGCTCCCCACAAGCAGTGAGAAGGGACATTGGCTTAGCCGTCACACACAG gTTTTCAACCAAGTCCTGGCTGTCCCAGACATGTCAGGTGTGCCAGAAGAACATGATGTTTGGGGTTAAGTGCAAACACTGTCG GTTAAAGTGTCACAACAAATGCACAAAGGAAGCCCCATCCTGCAGAATCTCCTTTCTACCAA TCGCCAAAATAAGGAGGACTGAGTCCGTTCCGTCTGATATAAACAATCCTGTGGACCGGCCGCCAGAAGCGCCGCAGTTTGGAACACTGCCAAAGGCCAttacaaaaaag GATCATCCCCCGGTGCTGAACCAGCTGGACTCCAGCAGCAATCCGTCCTCCACCACCTCGTCCACACCTTCGTCCCCCGCACCCTTCCAGCAGAGCAACCCTCCCAGCGCCACGCCACCACCCAACCCCTCGCCCAAAGGCCATCGGGACAACCGTTTTAACTTCCCAG CTGCCTGTTACTTTCAGCATAGACAGCAGTTTATCTTCCCCG ATGTCTCCAGTCCTGCCCATTTGCACCCTGAAGTCCTCCAAGACACTCT CAGTGAGATAGAACAATCAGTGGATGACATACATGCTGACCTGGTagaagatgaggatgaagag gaaggggaggaggaaattGAGGTTGAAGACGAAGACCCCGACGCGGAGGACGATAACGAGGACGAAGACGAAGGGGAAGATGGGGAAGAGGACATGAGGATGAACGTGGGCTCAGACGGTGAGTGCGACGAGCTGGATGATCTGCCCAGCTCTCGGGGAAACCAGTGGAAGGGCCCCATCTCCCGCAAGGCCAGTCAGACCAGCGTCTACCTGCAGGAGTGGGACATCCCTTTTGAGCAGCTTGACCTCGGAGAACTCATAGGAAAG GGCCGCTGGGGCAAAGTGCACAAAGGTCGGTGGCACGGCGAGGTGGCTATCCGACTCCTTGAGATTGATGGGAACAATCAGGACCATCTGAAGCTCTTTAAGAAGGAGGTGATGAACTACAGACAGACCAGGCACGAGAACGTGGTCCTCTTCATGGGGGCCTGCATGGCTCCGCCCCACTTAGCCATCATCACCAG TTTCTGCAAAGGGAGGACACTGTATTCAGTTGTTCGAGACACTAAGAACACTCTGGATATtaataagacaagacaaattGCTCAGGAGATTGTAAAG GGAATGGGCTATCTGCACGCTAAAGGAATTGTTCACAAGGACTTGAAGTCAAAGAACGTTTTTCATGATACCAATAAAGTCATAATCACTGACTTCGGGCTGTTTGGGATCTCTGGAGTTGTTCAGGAGGGGAG gcGTGAAAACAAACTCAAACTTCCACATGGCTGGATTTGTTACCTTGCACCAGAGATTGTGTGCAGGATGAGCCCAGGTAACAACGAGGACCGCCTTCCTTTTTCCACCGCAGCAGATGTGTACGCCTTCGG cACCATTTGGTATGAGCTTCAAGCTAGGGACTGGCCCATCACCAACCAGCATGTGGAAGCTACCATCTGGCAGGTGGGGAGCGGAGAGGGCATAAGGAAGGTCTTGGCGGAGATCAGCCTCGGCAAGGAGGTCACT